Sequence from the Meleagris gallopavo isolate NT-WF06-2002-E0010 breed Aviagen turkey brand Nicholas breeding stock chromosome 22, Turkey_5.1, whole genome shotgun sequence genome:
TCATACCTGTCAGGGGCCCAGAAACGCTGCTTTCCTCTGTCCCACAGGCCAGAAACACATCCACAGTGTCCTGGTCTGACAGGTCCATCATGTCCATCTGCTCCAGCACGTCCACATTCACCTCCATGGAGGAAATGCTTCCCAAAGGGGCTGCAGAGACAGAGGTCAGCAAAAAGGTGAGTGCTAGTGTCAGGCAAAGAGCACCAATAGCCCATGCAAGCCTGTCTGGCCCATGGATTTCATGAAGAACCCCAAAATGGGAGGCCAGCCTTGCAGTGGAGAACCAAATTGCACCTGCTGGAAAGAGGTCCACATGAGAATCACATTTGCTTAAAAACATCCCCTGGAAAactctgctgtcactgcaaTCCCAGCTCCAAACTGCTGTCTGGAGGAGCCAGTAACTATGCAGGCAGCCAGCCTGGGTACCCCAGTTCAGAGCCTTTGTTAAGTGGAGTGAGTAATCCATATGCACACCCACACGCAGCATGTGTGGCCCTGTCTGTGCAGGACATGCTGTCCCTGGCTGCCTTTAGACCGGGGACATCCTGCCAATCTCTAACCTGTACCTGCTCCCTGAAGCATGTCTAGCCCTGCTCCACTGCCCACAGCACTTACGTCTCCGATGCTCCAGCTGCAGGTGagacacagggaagaaaaaatccaCTTCATGCTGGAAAACCTCCTCAAAGAATTTCTGCCGCTCCCGTAGTttcaactgctgctgctgctgcatctgctCCGCATCCAGGCTGCGCTGCCCCGGCTCCATGTCTGGGGATGAAGGCAAGAAGGGTCAGGCCAGGCAGGCTGACAAGCCCTTCTGCCCGTGCCTGCTCACTCAGCACTGGGTAGGTGgttctctctgctctgctttgctggtGCACATTGATCTGGTCACTATGAATGGATGCTATGTGCAAGAGTGGCAGTGGCACTTGCCATGCTGGAGCCTCGGCTTTCACTTCTGAGTGTTGGGAAGCCAGGAGCTGGGAGCTCATAtgctgttttcactgctgctgaagtAAATTATCGTGGGGGAAAAGGGTGTTGATGTGAGATCAGTCATTTTAAGCACATGTTTAAAATTCATCTTTCTTGCTGCAAATCAGCGTTGTCTGTGAACACTGACATGCAGGGGAAATTCCCTGGAACAAGAATTGGCATTAGTGCTCCAGGCTTCCTGGGCTGAGGAATGCATAAGGAATAAAAAGCATTAGCAGCCTTGTTACCCCTGCACACGCTCACTCCCACT
This genomic interval carries:
- the DBNDD2 gene encoding dysbindin domain-containing protein 2, which gives rise to MEPGQRSLDAEQMQQQQQLKLRERQKFFEEVFQHEVDFFFPVSHLQLEHRRPPLGSISSMEVNVDVLEQMDMMDLSDQDTVDVFLACGTEESSVSGPLTGADASQCQEEITLQVPNAAETKSRISSTSSVSTDPNSLDTSEEGAETPVVQSDEEDLQEDSPKELARS